The following proteins are encoded in a genomic region of Ostrea edulis chromosome 7, xbOstEdul1.1, whole genome shotgun sequence:
- the LOC130048355 gene encoding dual specificity protein phosphatase 7-like has translation MPCREIVMKMSGDFCSPEWLKENLRAGEKVLLIDCRPQNDYVRSHVQGAINVSLPNLMLRRLKKGNLKISCLIQNNEAKDTFNRVWKSHKIVIYDECTTDPNSNPSNVVDLLMKKLRQDGASVSCLEGGFPQFERIAKDLCRRTENTDESIFGLCNLKISDDSGNGTSESDSENLNSPACMSPYPVEVLNHLYLGNAKNSADITLLKKFGIRYILNVTPNVPNKFAEDSDFKYMQIPVSDQLSQNLSVFFQEAITFIDEARENGCGVLVHCLAGISRSVTVTVAYLMQKEHMSLNQAYDHVKRCKPNISPNFNFMGQLLDFEKALSSGDDTKGHPGFFCQRSNTLESDVSVRQT, from the exons ATGCCGTGTCGGGAAATTGTAATGAAAATGTCAGGGGATTTTTGCAGTCCGGAATGGCTCAAGGAGAATCTCCGGGCGGGTGAAAAGGTTCTGTTGATCGACTGCCGACCACAAAATGACTATGTCCGATCTCACGTCCAAGGTGCAATTAACGTATCACTGCCAAACCTCATGTTGAGACGACTCAAAAAGGGGAATCTTAAGATCTCCTGCCTTATTCAAAATAATGAGGCTAAGGACACATTTAACAGAGTGTGGAAAAGCcataaaattgtgatttacgaTGAATGTACCACGGATCCTAATTCTAACCCGTCCAATGTGGTGGATCTACTCATGAAAAAATTACGCCAGGATGGAGCCAGTGTGTCGTGTTTAGAAG GAGGTTTTCCACAGTTTGAAAGAATTGCCAAAGATCTATGTCGGAGGACTGAGAATACGGATGAATCAATTTTCGGATTGTGCAATTTAAAAATATCGGACGATTCCGGCAATGGAACTTCTGAATCAGACAGTGAAAACCTCAATTCGCCAGCGTGCATGTCCCCATACCCCGTGGAAGTTCTGAACCACCTCTACCTAGGAAACGCGAAAAATTCGGCGGATATTACCTTACTGAAGAAATTTGGAATTAGATACATTTTGAATGTTACCCCCAATGTGCCAAATAAATTTGCAGAAGATAGTGACtttaaatacatgcaaattCCAGTGTCGGACCAACTCTCACAGAACTTGTCGGTGTTTTTCCAGGAGGCAATAACATTCATCG ATGAAGCTCGCGAGAACGGGTGCGGGGTCCTCGTCCACTGCCTGGCCGGAATCAGCCGGTCTGTAACAGTGACCGTCGCCTACCTCATGCAGAAGGAGCACATGAGTCTAAACCAAGCATACGATCACGTCAAACGGTGCAAACCTAACATTTCACCCAACTTTAACTTCATGGGGCAGCTCTTGGACTTTGAAAAAGCCCTATCCTCTGGAGATGACACTAAAGGCCATCCAGGCTTCTTCTGCCAACGATCAAACACTCTGGAATCAGACGTTAGCGTGCGCCAAACATGA